A region from the Beduinella massiliensis genome encodes:
- the truA gene encoding tRNA pseudouridine(38-40) synthase TruA, with protein MSSSEARRIRLILEYDGTSYSGWQRQINAPSVQQTLEEKLSRLLGEAVSVTGSSRTDAGVHALCQNVHFDTTSRIPGDKFAFALNTLLPDDIRVRESMDAPPDFHARFSATGKVYRYAIQNTRHAPAVDRLTHAHVPLPLNVDRMDVAAQAMVGYHDFGAFAAAGSVVRDTRRTIYRVKVYRHAERVYLLVHGDGFLYNMVRILAGTLIGIGNGKLPPAALSRAIETGDRLDLGMTAPARGLTLLRVFYGDDEKAAVYFDV; from the coding sequence ATGTCCTCTTCTGAAGCGCGGCGCATCCGCCTGATCCTCGAGTACGACGGCACGAGCTACTCCGGGTGGCAGCGGCAGATCAACGCGCCCAGCGTTCAGCAGACGCTGGAGGAAAAGCTTTCGCGGCTCCTGGGCGAAGCTGTGTCGGTGACGGGCTCCAGCCGTACGGATGCGGGCGTGCATGCGCTGTGCCAGAACGTGCACTTTGACACGACCTCCCGCATCCCGGGCGACAAATTCGCCTTTGCGCTCAATACCCTGCTGCCGGACGACATCCGCGTGCGCGAATCGATGGACGCGCCGCCAGACTTTCACGCGCGGTTTTCCGCCACGGGTAAGGTCTACCGTTACGCCATCCAAAATACGCGTCACGCGCCCGCTGTCGACCGCCTGACGCACGCGCATGTCCCCCTGCCTCTAAATGTAGATCGGATGGACGTGGCCGCGCAGGCCATGGTCGGCTATCACGACTTCGGGGCGTTCGCTGCGGCCGGTTCTGTGGTGCGCGACACGCGCCGCACGATTTACCGCGTGAAGGTGTACCGGCACGCGGAGCGCGTCTACCTGCTGGTGCACGGCGACGGCTTCCTGTACAACATGGTGCGCATTCTCGCAGGCACGCTCATCGGCATCGGGAACGGCAAGCTGCCGCCGGCGGCGCTTTCGCGGGCCATCGAAACGGGCGACCGGCTGGATTTGGGCATGACCGCGCCCGCAAGGGGCCTTACGCTGCTTCGCGTCTTTTACGGAGACGACGAGAAGGCGGCGGTGTATTTCGACGTATAG
- a CDS encoding rod shape-determining protein MreB, giving the protein MFGSDDIAIDLGTASVLCVIKGKGIVLREPAVVAVDKATRGILAVGEDAQRMLGRTPAGILAIRPLKEGVIGDYDLTEKMLRYFMRKVVGKRTLFRPRTVVCVPGGVTEFERRSMVDILLDAGARKAQLVDEPLAAAVGAGLDVTQAYGTMVLDVGGGTADLAVLSLGRVIVGNTVKIAGDRFDEAITRYVRRKHNLMIGERTAEELKITIGAAMTRGDKLTMEATGRSLITGLPKTISLGSDEMVEALDEPLQEFIENVHALLERTPPELAADIFERGITMTGGASQLFGFDQYITKYLKVSCRVAEDPEGCVAIGMGRMLEDKDALGGLLSEGKRR; this is encoded by the coding sequence ATGTTTGGATCGGATGATATTGCCATCGACCTGGGCACGGCGAGCGTGCTGTGCGTCATCAAGGGGAAGGGAATCGTCCTGCGCGAGCCCGCGGTGGTGGCGGTGGACAAGGCGACGCGCGGGATCCTCGCGGTGGGCGAGGACGCGCAGCGCATGCTGGGACGCACGCCCGCCGGCATTCTGGCGATTCGCCCCCTCAAGGAGGGCGTCATCGGGGATTACGACCTCACGGAAAAGATGCTGCGCTACTTCATGCGCAAGGTCGTCGGCAAGCGCACGCTGTTCAGGCCGCGCACGGTGGTCTGCGTGCCGGGCGGCGTCACCGAGTTCGAGCGCCGTTCGATGGTCGACATCCTGCTGGACGCGGGCGCGCGCAAGGCGCAGCTCGTGGATGAACCCCTGGCTGCGGCGGTGGGCGCGGGCTTGGATGTGACGCAGGCCTACGGCACGATGGTGCTGGACGTGGGCGGCGGCACGGCGGATCTGGCGGTGCTCTCCCTGGGGCGCGTGATCGTGGGCAACACGGTCAAGATCGCGGGCGACCGCTTCGACGAGGCGATCACGCGTTACGTGCGGCGCAAGCACAACCTGATGATCGGCGAGCGCACGGCCGAGGAACTCAAAATCACCATCGGCGCGGCGATGACGCGCGGCGACAAGCTGACGATGGAGGCGACGGGGCGCAGCCTGATCACGGGCCTGCCCAAGACGATCAGCCTCGGTTCGGACGAGATGGTGGAGGCGCTGGACGAACCGCTGCAGGAGTTCATCGAGAACGTGCACGCGCTGCTGGAGCGCACGCCCCCGGAGCTGGCGGCGGATATCTTCGAGCGCGGCATCACCATGACCGGCGGAGCATCGCAGCTGTTCGGATTCGACCAGTACATCACGAAGTATTTGAAGGTTTCCTGCCGCGTGGCGGAGGACCCCGAAGGGTGCGTTGCCATCGGCATGGGACGCATGCTGGAGGACAAGGATGCGCTGGGCGGCCTGCTCAGCGAGGGGAAGAGAAGATAA
- a CDS encoding ATP-binding protein: protein MKTVLGCIRRADEDFSLIGDGDRIAVGVSGGKDSLLLLYALSLYRRFSHKNFALSAITLDMGLRPFDVSGIRALCERIEVPYTVVETQIAQVIFDIRKEPNPCALCAKMRRGALYDAAVAQGANKVALGHHRDDVIETLLLSLVFEARLHTFHPNTYLSRTGITAIRPMVYLPEKHVIHMARELALPVVHNPCPADGNTKRQEMKDLLATLSHTYPHLKEYMLKALQNREQYGLWDKRIVGKPEEA from the coding sequence TTGAAGACCGTTCTGGGCTGCATCCGCCGCGCGGACGAAGACTTTTCACTGATCGGGGACGGCGATCGCATCGCTGTGGGCGTGTCCGGCGGCAAGGACAGCCTGCTGCTGCTCTACGCGCTTTCCCTATATCGCAGGTTCAGCCATAAAAACTTCGCGCTTTCAGCAATCACGCTCGACATGGGCCTGCGTCCATTCGACGTCAGCGGCATCCGCGCTCTGTGCGAGCGGATCGAGGTGCCCTACACCGTCGTCGAGACGCAGATCGCGCAGGTGATCTTCGACATTCGCAAAGAGCCCAATCCCTGCGCGCTGTGCGCCAAGATGCGCCGCGGCGCGCTCTACGACGCAGCCGTCGCGCAGGGTGCAAACAAGGTTGCGCTGGGGCATCACCGTGACGACGTCATCGAAACGCTCCTGCTCAGCCTCGTCTTTGAAGCGCGCCTGCACACCTTTCACCCGAATACGTACCTCTCGCGCACGGGCATCACGGCCATCCGGCCGATGGTCTACCTTCCCGAAAAGCACGTCATCCACATGGCGAGGGAGCTCGCCCTGCCCGTCGTGCACAACCCCTGTCCGGCGGACGGCAACACCAAGCGCCAGGAGATGAAGGATTTGCTCGCGACCCTCTCCCATACCTATCCGCACCTGAAGGAATATATGCTCAAGGCCCTGCAAAACAGGGAGCAGTACGGCCTTTGGGACAAGCGGATCGTCGGAAAACCGGAGGAGGCATGA
- a CDS encoding WG repeat-containing protein: MRKRLFVILLLLASLAPRAVSAHEDAQAYLACGAYNEAYIMARASGDEKVMGLALAQIAERPELWRVRWEEGKAGYADVSGTWRIAPQFFFARNFSEEGYAPAKQARNRMGVIDRTGAFVVPPEWEAVREIRDGYVLVSERENGRGRWGCGIIDLAGRVIIEPKYEYLELPSEGLIVAGRLDYRMGYLDLTGKWAIGQRFSRVSSFHDGVARAWEAGAEKYARAGKIDREGNWIERPKWQDITEPDAEGRRFVCKQSGGQWGLIGADGLWLIRPRWDVLHEPDGMGNRAARADDLWGLIDANGGWLVKPCWLNVSLPDDQGVRAVRAADGLWGMIDANGNWLMQPGFHCEWLSAFSAYGYALYRDAEGVGALDRGYQEVWYVPCESFGKFQDGVAAFTRAQGCEEGCIDFLGNLLWMGKKEI, encoded by the coding sequence ATGAGGAAAAGGCTGTTCGTTATATTGTTGCTGCTCGCGAGCCTGGCGCCGCGGGCCGTGTCTGCGCACGAGGACGCGCAGGCGTACCTTGCGTGCGGGGCGTACAACGAGGCGTATATCATGGCCCGGGCGTCCGGCGACGAGAAGGTCATGGGCTTGGCGCTCGCGCAGATCGCGGAGCGGCCGGAGCTCTGGCGCGTGCGCTGGGAGGAGGGCAAAGCGGGCTACGCAGACGTGAGCGGTACGTGGCGCATCGCGCCGCAGTTTTTCTTCGCGCGGAACTTCAGCGAGGAAGGCTACGCGCCCGCCAAGCAGGCGCGGAACCGGATGGGTGTAATCGACCGGACGGGCGCGTTCGTCGTGCCGCCCGAGTGGGAGGCGGTAAGGGAGATTCGTGACGGGTACGTTCTGGTGAGCGAGAGAGAGAACGGCCGGGGGCGCTGGGGATGCGGCATCATAGATCTGGCGGGCCGCGTGATCATCGAGCCGAAGTACGAGTATCTGGAGCTTCCGAGCGAAGGGCTCATCGTCGCGGGCAGGCTAGACTACCGCATGGGCTATCTCGATCTCACGGGGAAGTGGGCGATCGGGCAGCGCTTTTCGCGGGTATCCTCGTTCCATGACGGCGTGGCGCGCGCCTGGGAGGCGGGAGCAGAGAAGTACGCCCGGGCAGGAAAGATTGACAGGGAAGGCAACTGGATTGAGCGCCCCAAATGGCAGGATATTACAGAGCCGGACGCCGAGGGAAGGCGCTTTGTGTGCAAGCAGTCAGGGGGACAGTGGGGGCTGATCGGCGCGGATGGACTTTGGCTGATACGACCCCGCTGGGACGTTTTGCACGAGCCGGATGGAATGGGCAACCGCGCCGCGCGTGCGGACGACCTGTGGGGCCTGATCGATGCGAACGGGGGCTGGCTTGTAAAGCCCTGTTGGCTTAATGTAAGCTTACCGGACGATCAGGGCGTGCGCGCCGTACGAGCTGCAGACGGCCTGTGGGGGATGATCGACGCGAACGGGAACTGGCTGATGCAGCCTGGGTTTCACTGTGAATGGCTGAGCGCATTCTCTGCCTACGGCTACGCGCTGTATCGCGATGCGGAGGGCGTCGGCGCGCTGGACCGCGGGTATCAGGAGGTCTGGTACGTTCCCTGCGAATCATTCGGAAAGTTTCAGGACGGCGTCGCTGCTTTCACCCGCGCGCAGGGATGTGAGGAGGGCTGCATCGATTTCCTCGGCAATCTGCTGTGGATGGGCAAAAAAGAGATTTAG
- a CDS encoding CbiQ family ECF transporter T component, producing the protein MLKNITLGQYYPGDSPIHRMDPRMKIYLTIAYIVSVFLVKDLLGYALAFAFLLGMARIAQINMKFLMRGIKALRFIIVFTFIINLLFSSGETVIFAWGFIKLTQEGLQNAVFFSLRLVFLVMGTSMLTLTTSPVVLTDGLERMMRPLSKLHFPSHELAMMMTIALRFIPTLLEEADKIMKAQMARGADFESGNLVTRAKAMIPLLVPLFVGAFRRATDLAMAMEARCYRGGENRTRMKELGYTRVDFAALFVMAAFIALIVVQGRLLHVLF; encoded by the coding sequence ATGCTTAAGAACATCACGCTCGGCCAGTATTATCCCGGCGATTCCCCGATACACCGGATGGACCCGCGCATGAAGATTTACCTTACGATCGCCTACATCGTGTCGGTCTTCCTCGTAAAGGACCTGCTTGGCTACGCGCTGGCTTTTGCGTTTCTGCTGGGCATGGCCCGCATCGCCCAGATCAACATGAAGTTCCTGATGCGCGGCATCAAGGCGCTGCGCTTCATCATCGTCTTTACGTTCATCATCAACCTGCTGTTTTCGAGCGGCGAGACGGTGATCTTTGCCTGGGGCTTTATCAAGCTCACGCAGGAGGGGCTGCAAAACGCCGTCTTCTTCTCCCTGCGGCTGGTGTTCCTCGTGATGGGCACCTCGATGCTGACGCTGACCACGTCGCCCGTCGTGCTGACGGACGGTCTGGAGCGCATGATGCGCCCACTTTCGAAGCTGCATTTCCCTTCGCACGAGCTGGCGATGATGATGACCATCGCCCTGCGCTTCATCCCCACGCTGCTGGAAGAGGCCGATAAGATCATGAAGGCCCAGATGGCGCGCGGCGCGGACTTTGAAAGCGGAAATCTGGTGACGCGCGCAAAGGCGATGATTCCCCTGCTGGTGCCGCTGTTCGTGGGCGCGTTCCGGCGGGCGACGGATTTGGCGATGGCAATGGAGGCGCGCTGCTACCGCGGCGGCGAGAACCGCACGCGCATGAAGGAGCTGGGCTATACGCGCGTCGACTTCGCTGCGCTTTTCGTGATGGCCGCCTTCATCGCGCTGATCGTCGTGCAGGGGAGGCTGCTTCATGTCCTCTTCTGA
- the recD2 gene encoding SF1B family DNA helicase RecD2 — MEDFEAVVEETVFRNEENGYSVLQVRVGKARTSAVGVLPSLGAGEHLLIHGDWVEHPVYGKQIKIAACEVVKPTTITGIEKYLASGLVHGIGPATAKQLVQHFGKDTLDVLACAPERLLELPGIGKKRAAMIAESYQEQAQQRDAMVFLQTYGVSPSLAVKIFKVYGERVQDVIRKNPYRLVEDVTGVGFKTADRIAFSLGVEKESDSRLCAGVKYALEDAAGGSGHTYLPRPVLLQRAARLLEVEPELLERAIDALILGHELVAREMEQDGEPVVAVYLPSYYSAEGEVARRLRELLEAMPSGGFEDVQAQIGELERVEGIAFHSQQRLAIETAVRSGMTVITGGPGTGKTTIINCIIRLLSIEGEVALAAPTGRAAKRMTEATGVEAKTLHRLLEYGGEEGSFARGADNPLEFDTLIVDEMSMVDIFLMRSLLRALMPGTRLIMVGDADQLPSVGAGNVLSDILDSGVVPSVRLTEIFRQDESSMIVVNAHRINRGEMPRLNVKGSDFFFERRESPSVAAQTVVELCARRIPGFLKVDPVRQIQVLAPTKKGECGVWALNTLLQSCFNPPRPGKHERVVGEVTLREGDKVMQTRNNYQLEWKKEGVFGWENGQGVFNGDMGFVQQVDEEARTLTVCFDDDRIASYEGEQMDDLELAYCVSVHKSQGSEFPVVVLPVVGGPPMLLTRNLFYTAVTRARRMVMLVGRESAIRTMVENAYISRRYSALCQRLRQGV; from the coding sequence GTGGAGGACTTCGAGGCCGTCGTGGAGGAGACCGTCTTTCGCAACGAGGAAAACGGCTACAGCGTCCTTCAGGTGCGCGTGGGCAAGGCTCGTACGTCCGCGGTAGGCGTGCTGCCCTCGCTTGGAGCGGGCGAGCATCTGCTGATACACGGGGACTGGGTCGAGCACCCGGTCTACGGCAAGCAGATCAAGATCGCCGCCTGCGAGGTCGTCAAGCCTACGACGATCACCGGCATTGAGAAGTACCTCGCTTCCGGCCTGGTGCACGGCATCGGCCCGGCGACGGCCAAGCAGCTCGTGCAGCACTTCGGAAAGGACACGCTGGACGTGCTGGCCTGCGCGCCGGAGCGGCTGCTGGAGCTGCCGGGCATCGGCAAGAAGCGCGCGGCCATGATCGCGGAAAGCTATCAGGAGCAGGCCCAGCAGCGAGACGCGATGGTCTTCCTGCAGACCTACGGCGTGAGCCCTTCGCTCGCGGTCAAGATCTTCAAGGTGTATGGAGAGCGCGTGCAGGACGTCATCCGCAAGAATCCCTATCGCCTCGTGGAGGACGTGACCGGCGTGGGCTTTAAGACTGCCGACCGCATCGCCTTTTCGCTGGGCGTGGAGAAGGAGAGCGATTCCCGCCTGTGCGCGGGCGTCAAATACGCGCTGGAGGACGCGGCGGGCGGCAGCGGGCACACGTATCTGCCAAGGCCCGTGCTGCTCCAGCGTGCCGCCCGGCTGCTCGAAGTGGAACCGGAGCTGCTCGAGCGCGCGATCGACGCGCTGATCCTCGGTCACGAGCTGGTAGCGCGTGAAATGGAGCAGGACGGGGAGCCGGTGGTGGCGGTGTACCTGCCTTCTTATTACAGCGCAGAGGGGGAGGTCGCGCGGCGGCTGCGCGAGCTGCTGGAGGCGATGCCATCCGGCGGGTTTGAGGACGTGCAGGCGCAGATCGGGGAGCTGGAGCGCGTCGAGGGCATCGCCTTTCACAGCCAGCAGCGCCTGGCGATTGAGACGGCGGTGAGAAGCGGCATGACCGTCATCACTGGCGGTCCCGGCACGGGCAAGACCACGATCATCAACTGCATCATCCGCCTGCTCTCCATCGAGGGCGAGGTGGCGCTCGCCGCGCCCACCGGCCGCGCCGCCAAGCGCATGACCGAGGCGACGGGCGTGGAGGCGAAGACGCTGCACCGCCTGCTCGAATACGGCGGCGAGGAGGGCAGCTTCGCGCGCGGGGCGGACAACCCCCTGGAGTTCGATACGCTGATCGTAGACGAGATGTCCATGGTGGACATCTTCCTGATGCGCTCCCTCCTGCGCGCGCTGATGCCTGGCACGCGCCTCATCATGGTAGGCGACGCGGATCAGCTTCCCAGCGTCGGGGCGGGCAACGTGCTCTCCGACATTCTGGACAGCGGCGTGGTTCCTTCGGTACGCCTGACGGAAATCTTCCGCCAGGACGAGAGCAGCATGATCGTCGTCAACGCCCACCGCATCAACCGCGGGGAGATGCCGCGCCTGAACGTGAAGGGCAGCGATTTCTTCTTCGAGCGCCGGGAGTCGCCCTCCGTCGCGGCGCAGACGGTCGTGGAGCTGTGTGCGCGGCGCATTCCGGGTTTCCTCAAGGTCGATCCGGTGCGCCAGATTCAGGTGCTCGCCCCTACGAAGAAGGGCGAATGCGGCGTATGGGCGCTTAACACCCTGCTGCAATCCTGCTTCAATCCGCCGCGACCCGGCAAACACGAGCGCGTGGTGGGCGAGGTCACCCTGCGCGAGGGCGACAAAGTGATGCAGACGCGGAATAACTACCAGCTCGAATGGAAGAAGGAGGGCGTCTTCGGCTGGGAAAACGGACAGGGTGTGTTCAACGGTGACATGGGATTCGTTCAGCAGGTGGACGAGGAGGCGCGCACGCTGACCGTCTGCTTTGACGACGACCGTATCGCCTCCTACGAGGGCGAGCAGATGGACGATCTGGAGCTGGCCTACTGCGTTTCGGTGCACAAGAGCCAGGGCAGCGAGTTCCCGGTCGTGGTGCTGCCGGTGGTCGGCGGGCCGCCGATGCTGCTCACGCGCAACCTCTTTTACACCGCGGTGACGCGCGCCCGGCGCATGGTGATGCTCGTAGGGCGGGAGAGCGCCATCCGCACGATGGTGGAGAACGCCTATATTTCCAGGCGATACAGCGCGCTATGCCAGCGGCTGCGCCAGGGCGTTTGA
- a CDS encoding small multi-drug export protein: protein MHPALYSLAAAAQNTFIWSEHIGKVITTALLSMVPAFEGRYAISVGLAIGMPVVFTYLLAFVFSTLPMPFIMWLLRPILKWLYSLPIRPLQRFAAWVENRSMRKSKEVDTKGLLGLFLFVAIPLPGTGVWTGTAIATLLEMNRKQAGIVIVLGNLVACLIMTLLTTGVLSFF from the coding sequence ATGCATCCTGCACTTTATTCGCTGGCCGCCGCCGCGCAGAATACGTTTATCTGGTCCGAGCACATCGGAAAGGTGATTACGACGGCGCTGCTCAGCATGGTGCCCGCTTTCGAGGGCCGTTACGCGATTTCAGTGGGCCTGGCCATCGGCATGCCTGTCGTCTTCACCTACCTGCTGGCGTTCGTCTTTTCGACCCTGCCGATGCCGTTTATCATGTGGCTGCTTCGCCCCATCCTGAAGTGGCTCTATTCCCTGCCGATCAGGCCCCTGCAGCGCTTTGCCGCGTGGGTTGAAAATCGCTCCATGCGCAAGTCCAAGGAGGTTGACACCAAGGGGCTGCTGGGTCTTTTCCTGTTCGTCGCCATTCCCCTGCCGGGCACGGGCGTATGGACGGGCACCGCGATCGCAACGCTGCTTGAGATGAACCGGAAACAGGCGGGCATCGTGATCGTGCTGGGCAACCTGGTCGCCTGCCTGATCATGACGCTTTTGACCACCGGCGTGCTTTCGTTTTTCTGA
- a CDS encoding energy-coupling factor transporter ATPase produces MPIVIEKLTHTYMPDSPFQATAIHDVDLTIEDGAFIGLIGHTGSGKSTLIQHLNGLLRPTSGRVLVDGKDLFDKETDKREVRRKVGLVFQYPENQLFEENVAADIAFGPKNLGLSKEEIAARVKEACRQVQIDYEAFKDRSVFELSGGQMRRVAIAGVLAMQPETLILDEPCAGLDPQGRDEILSLIRRLHEEKGTTVIMVSHSMDDVAALVDRVIVMNKGGIAMDGTPREVFQRGEELRAMGLDVPEAAQLAARLREKGFDVPEDAYLPEELLQAIRRIVGGAHA; encoded by the coding sequence GTCCGTTTCAGGCGACGGCCATTCACGACGTCGATCTTACCATCGAGGACGGCGCCTTTATCGGCCTGATCGGCCACACGGGCAGCGGAAAGTCCACGCTGATTCAGCACCTCAACGGCCTGCTGCGCCCCACGTCAGGGCGCGTGCTGGTGGACGGCAAGGACCTGTTTGACAAGGAAACCGACAAACGCGAGGTGCGCCGCAAGGTGGGGCTCGTGTTTCAATACCCGGAAAACCAGCTCTTTGAAGAGAACGTCGCCGCGGACATCGCCTTTGGACCGAAAAATCTCGGCCTTTCCAAAGAGGAAATCGCCGCGCGCGTGAAGGAAGCCTGCCGGCAGGTGCAGATCGATTACGAGGCGTTTAAGGATCGGTCGGTCTTCGAGCTGTCCGGCGGGCAGATGCGCCGCGTTGCGATCGCGGGCGTGCTGGCCATGCAGCCGGAAACCCTGATTCTGGACGAGCCCTGCGCAGGGCTGGATCCGCAGGGACGCGACGAAATCCTCTCGCTCATCCGGCGGCTGCACGAGGAAAAGGGGACGACCGTCATCATGGTTTCCCACAGCATGGACGACGTCGCCGCGCTGGTCGACCGCGTGATCGTGATGAACAAGGGCGGTATCGCCATGGACGGCACGCCGCGCGAGGTGTTTCAGCGCGGCGAGGAGCTGCGCGCGATGGGGCTGGACGTGCCGGAGGCGGCTCAGCTTGCCGCCAGACTCCGCGAAAAGGGCTTTGACGTGCCAGAGGACGCCTATCTGCCCGAAGAGCTGCTGCAGGCCATCCGGCGGATTGTAGGAGGTGCCCATGCTTAA
- the spoIIID gene encoding sporulation transcriptional regulator SpoIIID has product MKDYIEERVLRVAQYIVDTGDTVRQAARVFRVSKSTVHKDLDERLPELDAELFERAQAVLLKNKAERHLRGGEATRGKYIEKRRAAET; this is encoded by the coding sequence GTGAAGGATTATATAGAGGAGCGCGTGCTGCGCGTGGCGCAGTATATCGTAGACACGGGGGATACCGTCCGGCAGGCGGCCAGGGTTTTCCGCGTGTCCAAATCGACCGTGCACAAGGACCTGGACGAGCGCCTGCCGGAGCTGGACGCGGAGCTGTTCGAGCGCGCTCAGGCGGTGCTCCTTAAAAATAAGGCCGAACGTCACCTGCGCGGCGGGGAAGCGACGCGGGGAAAGTACATCGAAAAGCGCAGGGCGGCGGAGACGTGA
- the metK gene encoding methionine adenosyltransferase has product MYVRRLFTSESVTEGHPDKMCDQISDAVLDAILAQDPTAHVACETATTTGLVMVMGEITTTAYVPVDDIVRKVVTDIGYDRAKYGFDGTTCSVLTALHEQSPDIAQGVNAALEGRAAGEKEIGAGDQGMMFGYACDETPEMMPMAIALAHRITRKLTELRKDGTLPWLRPDGKSQVTVEYEDDRPVRVDAVVVSTQHDPDIAYEELREEIIERVIRSSVPADLLDGNTKFYVNPTGRFVIGGPMGDSGLTGRKIIVDTYGGYARHGGGAFSGKDPTKVDRSAAYAGRYAAKNIVAAGLAKRCEIELAYAIGVAHPVSLLVDTFGTGVIPDDRLAQIVAEAFDLRPAGIIEMLDLRRPIYRQTAAYGHFGRTDVDLPWERADRAQLLREKAGL; this is encoded by the coding sequence ATGTACGTGAGAAGACTGTTTACTTCCGAATCCGTCACCGAGGGACATCCCGACAAAATGTGCGACCAGATCAGCGACGCGGTGCTGGACGCGATCCTGGCGCAGGACCCGACTGCGCACGTCGCCTGCGAGACGGCCACGACGACCGGCCTTGTGATGGTGATGGGCGAAATCACGACCACCGCTTACGTGCCGGTGGACGATATCGTCCGCAAGGTGGTCACCGACATCGGTTACGACCGCGCCAAGTACGGCTTTGACGGCACCACCTGCTCGGTGCTCACCGCGCTGCACGAGCAGTCGCCCGACATTGCCCAAGGCGTCAACGCGGCGCTGGAGGGACGCGCGGCGGGCGAGAAGGAAATCGGCGCAGGCGATCAGGGGATGATGTTCGGCTACGCCTGCGACGAAACACCGGAGATGATGCCCATGGCCATCGCGCTGGCGCACCGCATAACCCGCAAGCTGACCGAACTGCGCAAGGACGGCACGCTGCCGTGGCTGCGCCCGGACGGCAAAAGCCAGGTGACGGTCGAGTACGAGGACGACAGGCCCGTGCGCGTGGACGCGGTGGTCGTCTCCACGCAGCACGATCCCGACATCGCCTACGAGGAGCTGCGCGAGGAGATCATCGAGCGGGTCATCCGTTCCTCCGTTCCGGCGGACCTGCTCGACGGCAATACCAAGTTTTACGTGAACCCGACCGGCCGCTTTGTCATCGGCGGCCCGATGGGCGATTCCGGCCTGACCGGCCGCAAGATCATCGTCGATACCTACGGCGGCTACGCCCGCCACGGCGGCGGCGCGTTTTCCGGCAAGGACCCGACGAAGGTAGACCGCAGCGCGGCCTACGCGGGCCGTTACGCCGCCAAAAACATCGTGGCGGCGGGGCTTGCAAAGCGCTGTGAGATCGAGCTTGCGTACGCCATCGGCGTAGCGCACCCGGTGAGCCTGCTGGTGGATACATTCGGCACGGGGGTGATTCCGGACGACCGGCTGGCGCAGATCGTCGCGGAGGCGTTTGACCTGCGGCCCGCGGGCATCATCGAGATGCTCGACCTTCGCCGCCCGATCTACCGCCAGACCGCGGCCTACGGCCATTTCGGCCGCACGGATGTCGACCTGCCGTGGGAGCGCGCCGACAGGGCGCAGCTGCTGCGCGAAAAGGCCGGGCTGTAA